One part of the Lotus japonicus ecotype B-129 chromosome 2, LjGifu_v1.2 genome encodes these proteins:
- the LOC130737045 gene encoding uncharacterized protein LOC130737045, with amino-acid sequence MTAEQKGVYDNIMQSVLSDSGGFYFLYGYGGTGKTFVWNTLSAAIRSMGMIVLNVASSGIASLLLPGGRTTHSKFCIPLQTDETTTCNIKQGSLRANLLICAKLIIWDEAPMLNKNCFEALDRTLRDIMRQEDESNMDKPFGGKVVVLGGDFRQILPVIPKCGRQDIVSAIVNSSDLWKYCKVLKLTKNMRLRTTGSPELATEIKEFAD; translated from the coding sequence ATGACAGCAGAACAGAAGGGTGTATATGACAACATAATGCAATCGGTGTTGTCTGATAGTGGCGGATTTTACTTTTTGTATGGATATGGAGGAACGGGCAAAACTTTTGTCTGGAATACATTATCTGCAGCCATCCGTTCAATGGGTATGATTGTTCTGAATGTTGCTTCAAGTGGTATTGCTTCTTTGTTGTTGCCGGGTGGTAGAACAACACATTCCAAATTTTGCATTCCATTGCAAACCGATGAAACAACTACTTGCAACATCAAACAAGGTAGTTTAAGGGCAAATTTACTGATCTGTGCCAAATTGATCATTTGGGATGAAGCTCCTATGTTAAATAAGAATTGTTTTGAGGCACTTGATAGGACTTTGCGCGATATCATGAGACAGGAAGATGAAAGCAACATGGACAAACCATTTGGCGGTAAGGTTGTAGTTCTTGGTGGTGACTTCAGACAAATTCTTCCAGTCATTCCAAAATGTGGAAGGCAAGACATTGTATCTGCTATAGTAAATTCTTCTGATCTTTGGAAATACTGTAAAGTTTTAAAGCTCACTAAAAACATGAGATTACGCACAACAGGTTCACCAGAGCTTGCAACAGAAATTAAAGAATTTGCTGACTAA
- the LOC130737046 gene encoding uncharacterized protein LOC130737046: protein MKTEKFLEERCILCPTLECVEKVNYFMLDLLPGNTIEYLSLDSTCKSDEDTELQSKWFTTEFLNDITCSEIPNHKIILKEGAPIMLLRNIDQAVSLCIGTRLIVADLGTNVIKATVITGTNIGEDIFIPRMDMVPSVSGYSFKFERRQFPISLS from the coding sequence ATGAAGACTGAAAAGTTTTTGGAAGAACGATGCATATTGTGTCCTACATTGGAATGTGTTGAGAAAGTTAATTATTTTATGCTTGATTTACTACCAGGTAATACAATAGAGTACTTAAGCTTAGATAGCACTTGCAAATCTGACGAGGACACTGAACTACAATCAAAGTGGTTTACTActgaattcttaaatgataTTACATGCTCAGAAATACCAAATCACAAAATTATATTGAAGGAAGGTGCTCCGATAATGCTATTGAGAAATATAGATCAAGCAGTCAGTTTATGCATTGGAACGCGGCTAATAGTGGCTGATCTTGGAACAAATGTTATAAAGGCCACTGTAATAACAGGAACCAACATTGGAGAAGACATTTTCATTCCAAGAATGGACATGGTTCCATCTGTCTCAGGTTACTCGTTTAAGTTTGAAAGACGTCAATTTCCGATCAGTCTATCCTAA